The Candidatus Methylomirabilota bacterium genome has a window encoding:
- a CDS encoding gamma-glutamyltransferase, producing the protein YLEGGRPRFAYGTMGGDGQPQTQAALLTRRLDRGLGPQACVEAPRWLYGRTWGAPSRFLNLEGRYGADLARDLAARGHDIKMGGDWDDLFGHAQCIWLDPDGGLAGGSDPRADGAALGF; encoded by the coding sequence TATACCTGGAAGGCGGCAGGCCGCGCTTCGCCTATGGGACGATGGGAGGCGACGGGCAGCCCCAGACGCAGGCCGCGCTGCTCACGCGCCGCCTCGACCGGGGGCTCGGCCCCCAGGCGTGCGTGGAGGCGCCGCGCTGGCTCTACGGGCGGACGTGGGGCGCGCCCTCGCGCTTCCTCAATCTCGAAGGCAGGTACGGCGCCGATCTGGCGCGCGATCTCGCGGCCCGCGGCCACGACATCAAGATGGGCGGCGACTGGGACGATCTCTTCGGCCACGCGCAGTGCATATGGCTCGACCCGGATGGCGGCCTCGCCGGCGGCTCGGACCCGCGCGCCGACGGCGCCGCGCTCGGATTCTGA